A region from the Calditerrivibrio sp. genome encodes:
- a CDS encoding PD-(D/E)XK nuclease domain-containing protein: GFYASIVYALFNGAGFDVVAEDTTNRGRIDLTITYNNKAYIIEFKVVEDQPEKTALHQIEEKKYYEKYVGKYEEICLIGIEFSKKQRNIVDFEWKKIEDMEIT, translated from the coding sequence AGGTTTTTATGCTTCTATCGTATATGCTCTCTTTAACGGTGCTGGATTCGATGTAGTCGCAGAAGATACCACAAACAGGGGCAGAATTGATCTAACCATTACTTACAATAACAAGGCTTACATCATCGAGTTTAAAGTAGTAGAAGATCAACCAGAAAAAACAGCCTTACACCAGATAGAAGAAAAAAAATATTACGAAAAATATGTAGGAAAATACGAAGAGATTTGCCTTATCGGAATTGAATTTAGCAAAAAACAGAGAAATATCGTAGATTTTGAATGGAAGAAAATCGAGGATATGGAAATAACATAA